AATACTGCTCAGCTGCAAATGGCTCACGGTAGCGATACATCCACTGGGGCTCAGAACACAGTTGTTACACAAATACTCAGCCCCACACGATGGAGACATCACTCACACAGCACAGCCATAAATATTGCAAGCAGTTCACGCTCACATTCAGACCTCCTCTGTAGGGCTGGGGCACATGAGAGGTGTTTCCCCCAGCCCCTCTTCCCATTCACAGGGTCAACTCTTATCAGCTCCAAGCCATCCAAGAACCTGAAAAAACAGACCTCTGGATCACCTCACACATCCATATCCAAGGAGGAGGCAAAACATTCAAGTCTGACAGAACCCCTGTCCCAGAGGGCATGGTGGTTGTCACCCAGTCTTCCCTGAGAGCAGCCAGGGAGCCTGTACAACCTCCCACCGAGTCTCTGGGGAGAAGGTGAAGGTCTGTCCTGGGCATAGGGGGAGGAACCAGACAGGGGAAGGGAGATAAAACAAGACTCTTATCACAGAAACACGTTACAACCACTCCATCCTGCAGAGAGGGACAGGTCGGGGATGGTGTGGCTGCATCACCCTGGCCTTGGCATGTGCCCTTTGCCCTATCTGGTTCACTGTCTACCTGGAGCCAAGGCAAGAGACACTGGGCCTGGGTCACACTACAGCCCTCTGCCTGTCCAGGGGCAACTCTGCAAGTCCAAAGGGAGAGTAGCAGCTTCCTCCCAACATGTCAAGGGGTTCCACAAAGGTCTATTCTCATGAAGGTCTGTTCTCATGGAGACGGAGTCACTTCTGTGAGGTTGGCCAGGGCGGCTTGGCTGCTACAAGGCTGGACTCTTCTGTCTGCTCAGGGAGTCGATGTAATGAAAAATggcccccagagcccagctggTCTCAACATCGTTGATTTTCCGAGTCAGCTTGAAAAcacaaagggaggggcagagtgggcATGGTTGGGAGGCTGGAAGCAGTACCCCCAAGCCCTTCTGGCCATAAAGGGCAAAAGGGGTAATCTAGAGACAGTCCTTACCTTCAGCATTTTGTTCTCTGGGAAGCCAAACTCTTGGAGCAGCAGGCTGATGTAGGTGAGGTCCATGCACAGAAAGGGGTTGCCCTGCAGCCGGGTCTCTGCCGTCCGGCACACTGGGGGTGAGAGAGCCCTTTCCCAGATtccaggtgggggcggggggggcagggCTTGGGCAGACTGGCTCTACACACTCCAGGTGCCCACCCTATGCTAGGCTCTGTGCTGGCCCCAGGTCCTCACTGGTTTAGACAAGACTACAGCCTATAGCAAGGTGATTCACCAAGAGTACACCAAAAGGTAGGATATCAAGGCGAACCAGCCTCCACTGGGCCTGGCCTCCAAGACAAAGAAGGACTTATATGTTTTAGCATCAGGAGCTGAAGGCCATAGTCtcacagggcagagccctggaCCTGTGACTCTGGACACCTTTTCCAGGTGTGAATCTGGGCTTTCTGGGGAATGTAAACACAAACATTCTTGTGTGTTCTTGTGTATTCTTGAAGCCGATGAACAAACCCACCAACAGATTTCCCAAAATTCTGCTCAGAATCTTTTCCTGTTGAAGAGTCATGGATACCAGGTGTCCATGGGATAAAACCATAAGTGataagaaagcttaaaaaaaaaagccacttggggggagtgggggagaaaggACTTTCTATAGAGAAACAAATGAAGTTTAACTCTTTTGATCTGTAATTGGGAACAGCACTGAAGAGCATAATATTTATAGCCAGCCTTCATTTCATACCCCATCTGGCCGGATTATGATGgacaaaggagaggaagggagtcaGCCACCTGTAAATTCAAGAGGAAGAGCTCTTCACCCCCACAAGCTGGGTCTGCTGTGACAATTGTGAATTTGCTGGGACACTTTCAGGAGAAATCCCTGTGACAATCACCTGAGCTACAGTGAAGAGATGTCAGAAAAAGTGAAATCCAGGAAGCCCACTCCTAACAACCCTAGGACTAGAACTATCCACTTTCAGAGTGAAGGACACTgaggctccccctccccctgccgtGGTCACATAGGATGGGGCAGACCCGTGGTCTAGGCCCACAGGACAGTGACCCCCCAAGTACACTCTCATACTTCTGAACACGTTAGGCTGGCTGAATCAGGAACCAAACCTGGAACTTCCAGTACTGCCTCACAAGTACCAAGCTGCACCTGCCACATGGTGGGGCAGGGTTCCTGCCTCCCAACCTGGCCCTTCTCAGCTGGCAGGGAAACCGCTACTCACCATACTTGGCCGCGATATCAAAGTCTCCTACGACGAGGCTGCCAcccttttctgcatctgttggaCAAGACCAAGCACCTGGTCTGCACCAGCATCCCTGGACCAGAGATGCCACCAAGGCGCTGAGGCTGGCACCCGTGAGAGGATGACATGGGGTGGAGAGTCCAGGCTGGCTACAAGTCTGGGTTTAAGCAGCCAGCAGCCCCACATGCACTGGTCATGTGTCTTAGGTGATGTGGCTGGGGGTGGGCAACTGTTCCGTGCAAGACCACAAGGGGATGATTAGCAGTCACGGATCTTCGAGGGTCCCTCACAGGAAGGTCACCAGGGGCCCTGGGCCCCACAGACTGAGAAATCTcttcattttaagttaaaaaaaacaaaagcacagaatCAGACATGTTTCCATGAGCTGTGGCCTTGAGTTCAGCAACGGTACGCTGGGTATCAATTTTCtgaatgtggggaaaaaagttctataaaaaaaagccaagaagtgGTTTGTCAGGTCTTAGATCAAATGGGCAGAGCCTTTACAGGGCTCTCAAGAAGAGAGTGGCCCTAGGCCTCTGTGACATTCCCAGGGAAGTAGGCATGAAAACTGTGTCCCCCCAAATCTTACTAATAGCAACTGTTTCTTCAATGCACCCGAAAACCTCTACATTTGATAGAGGGTTCTCGAGCTGTCCCACACATTTACATTTTGTATGAGGCAGCTTCTCAGTGAGCTGACTTTTCCTTGACTGGGCATTTGCTCAGTCAGCAAATATCATCACTGAAGATGGATTCCATTTCTTAAAACAGACCCAAGCAGCTCTTTCAGAGCCATGTGTGACCACAAAAGGGAATTGGAAGAGCTTTCTGAACAGCCCAGCGCCTCCTGAGGTCACTCTGGGATAGTGTCAGTCCCTTAATGGAAGGGCAATCTAAAGGCAAGGTGAGGGGCCCCAAATTGATGAGGTGATACTGCGGAGGGTCCTTTTGAGCCAGCATGAAAGGGTGGAGCCCCCAATACGCTGCATGTAGTAGACCCTGAGCATTGTGATGTCCATAGCTAGTGGCACGGCCAGGAGAGTACAGATCAACAAACTGCTGCTCCAGTTATGAGAAGCCCACAGGGGCCCTCAGGCCCAACAGACGAAGTAGCTATAGGACCAGCTACTGGGAGGCACCCCAAGGACCTTGCCCTGTGCCAGAGAGACCCAGGGCCAAGCAAGGCATGACAAGGTCACCTTCTACTTGGACTACCCACTCCTGGCTAGATGCGTTGCACACTGGGTCCGAGcagtaggtggctcagtgagcctTGAGATACCACAATGCCTATAAGCTCCTACGGGTGGTCTGTGGAGTGCGCTGACCCCTCCCCATGCCAGCCTGGGTGCTATATGGGAAAGATGGCCATGTGACCATGTCACAAAGGGCTCCCTCAGCCAGAAACCTGGGGCCAGGCAGGAACGACTAAGGGTCAGTTACATAGGTAGGTCAGTTCTGCCTTAGAGCAGAACTTGACAGCAATTAACTGTTCCTGCACTGACAATGTAACTTTACTAAGTGGCTCAAAGACctgatttatttataaaatgggagcTTATTACTTCCTATATGGATGACAAGACACTCCTCTATTTCTGTTACTGTGAGAGTGACTGAGAACATGATTACTCTTTGCTGTGGGCCCTCTGTCCAGAGAACCTACACCTCAGCCCTACCCTTACCTATGAGGCCTACATTTGCAGCAAGGTCGTAATAGTAGgaaaaagcataaaaatccaCATCCTTCACTTCTTCCGTTCTGTGCACTTTGTTTCGAAGGATTTCCGATACTCTGCTGGCACACAGCTCATGGAGGTTCACCGCTGGGGCgaaagaaaagcacaaagacAATGGTTAGGGGGCTTAGTGCCTGGGCCATACAACCCCTGAGGCCCTTCCCAATGACTTGAGACCTGGACCTGGAGGGTGAAGCAGGAAAAGAAGCCTGGATGGCACCTGGGTCTGGGTGCTCATCAACACCACCCATGCCAACAGGAACCTTACAGGAGCCATAGCACTGCAGGCTCAGATCAAGGGAGAGAAACCCAAAGTATGAAGGTCGCTAGAGATAGCATGGCCCTCAAGCCTGGAGGACACCAGCCTCCAACTGGACACATCTACTGTCCTGGCATTAGCCCAGTGGGTTCAGATTCACACCGTTTATTTTCCGCTGGCCCTTGCTGAACTCTAAACTCTTACTCTGTCCCATCAGTCACTTTGGAGGTGTGGCCTGCAACCTCCTTAcatcatagatgagaaaacagaggcctaACAGACAGCTTGTCAATCGCATAGCTGAGATCATTGAACCCCTGATTGGAAGAAGGACAACAGAGAGCCCCAGAGGTAAACAGATGTCAGTATCCCACTACCCACCCCTGGAATCAGCTTCCCATCTCCACCAGCAGACCTGCCCAAAGTCTCAAGGCAGCTCCAGCCAGTTCTCCCCATGCCCTTGCCTGCTGGGCCTTATTTCTCTCCACTCTCCCATATCAGGACAGCCATACAACCTCCCCCTTTCCTTAAACACAGCAGCCACTCCAGGGCCTATGCACACGCTGCTCCTCTGGTCTGGAAAAGTGTTGCTTTAGATCCATGTGGCCCATTCCCCAGCTGCTCATGTTTTGGCTCAAATACCACCCATGTAGCCTTCCCTGGCCATCATATTTAAAACTGCAATCTTCTCTTCAGCCCTCCTCTGTTTTTTCCTACAAGTTACTTCCTCATGTGTTTTAATAACTCCTCACACTGGAGTATCAGCTGGGTGCCAGGGGCTGCTGCAGGACCTGATGCTATCACGTGCATGAgtggctggctgagtcagagTGAACTCCATGGTCACCAGATAATAAGAAACAAATATCTGGTCTTTGTTCCTGGTTCTGAATACAGAGCTttcaaaacccttggaatttcctgcaTGATGGGGATGAGATGAGCCTCTTCCATTATTCACTATGAACCTCTTTTTCAGGTATACCTGAGTTTATGAGAATGAGTGGACACTTGTTGGTGGGTCCCAGGTGGCTTCAGGATGGATGCTAGCTGTCAGAGGagccaaccatgtgattagaaggttggaactttcagccccacccccaaacctccaGGGATGGTAGGGGGTTGGCCATTGAGGTAAACCAGCAGCCAGTGATTTAGTTAACATCTGTGTAGTGAAGCTTCCCAGAACCCTAAAGGATGGGTCCCATGAGCCTCCTGGGTAGTGAACACATGGAGGGGCTAGGTAATAGTGCTCCTAGAGAGCATGTGGAGGTTCCACACCCCTTCCCCAACACCTTGCTCTATGCATCTCTTCCGTTTGGCTGTTCCAGAGTtgtatcttttataataaaatagtgaTAATAAGTAAAGTaccttcctgagttctgtgagctattTTGGCAAATTATCTGGTGGGGAGTTGTGGGAACCCCCAATTTGTAGTTGGCTGGTTAGAAATACAGGAGGCCTAGGACTTGCGATTTGCATTTGAAGTGGAAGGTGCCTAGGGGGAGCcttggtgagactgagcccttaacctctGTGGTCTGCATTAACTCCAGGGAAAGTGGGAATAGAATTATTCATGGATGGAGAATTGGCTAGTTTGGGGAAAACCCACACACATTTGGTGCCAGAAATGTGGGTAGAAATAGCTCTGTCACCAAAGGCAGACAAAATTCTTGCCCAATGTGTCCAGCTTGAAAACAGTATTTCAATGTTTCTATTAGCACCACTAAAGGAGCACAGGGCAACAAAGACCACCCACATGGGGCGAGAGGGGCCAGGCTGGTGGGACAGCACACCTACTGTCACAGGCGGTGGGCTACACAGCTTGGAGCAGCCTCTCCTATGCTCACCAGGCAGTCTGAGGTGACAGGTGATTTCACTTAAGGAGAAGCTGTTTCTCCCTCAATTCAGAGATGAGCTCATGTGGCTACTGGGTCAATAGCCCCAACTTGACCATTTGTCTTAGAGCGGCAGAATGCTCGGGTCCTTCCTCACTGGAGGCTTGTTAGGAAATGTAGTCTTTTGAAAGAAAGTATGTGGCAACAGAGAAGGGAGCGTTGTGCAGAGAGACCCTTTGCCAGCAGTTCCGAGTGTGTTCTGGCAAGGGCCTCCTGCAACCCTATCGGTTCACAGAGCTACTTCCATTTCCTGGACAAGTATGGGCTTGTCTGTGAATGAGGTCGTCTAACAACAGCCTCTTTGGTTCTCAGAGGTATCTGGAAGGTATGGGATAGAGGACAGGCTGTCATTCTTAACCCTTACACACCAATGACAAATGAGCACTCCACCTTACCTGCCTTCTGTCCTGAAATTCTGTATGTTATTTCAGCATGTTCCCACTCTCCTGTGAAACCTGGAGACAAACAAGGGCTGACCAACTCCTTTCCATCCTCAGCTGAAATAAGCAGATAAAGAAGAAAGGCACATTACCACAGGGAGACTGGGATGTGGATTCTGCTGGGAAGAGGTCTGTATTCTAGTGAAGGGGAGGTTTTTACTTCTCCCTTAACTACCTTAAAGAATTTAAGTAGGGGGTCTGGCCCAAAAGGAGAAGTATTACtagagataaatttttttaaattaatttatttattttcagcataacagtattcattattttttcaccacacccagtgctccatgcaatccgtgccctctataatacccaccacctggtaccccaacctcccaccaccccgccacttcatacccctcagattgtttttcagagtccatagtctctcatgattcacctccccttccaatttaccccaactgccttctcctctctaacttcccttgtcctcgatgctttttgttatgctccacaaataagtgaaactagaGATAAATTTTTATCTAAATGACCATTGTATGGAAAGGCAAACATCTAATGACCAAATATCTGTTCTTCTTCTGTTCTGTGAATCATCCACCTTCCTTTAAAGCCCCGGGCCCCTAGCCCATTACTTAGCTCCAGATGACCCACAGCTTCAATTGCCCAACTTGTCCTTGGGCGTCATTTTCTTCTGGGGCTCCGGTACATATGTAAACTtgcttttctcctattaatctgcctatgtcaatttaattaataGACTAGCCAAAAGAACTAGAAGGGCAGGAGAAAAATCTTCCCTCCCCCATAGTTGGTGAGCTAGACTGGAGAAACTTCACTGGCCGCACATTGCCTATTCAAGGGCTATGGCAGAGGGGAGAGCCTGGGACCTCTGACAGGTGCAGCAGCAGGTAAGAATTCTTATTACCACGTGAGGCTCCTGGATCTCTGCCTGCAGGATCTAGCTGAAGCAAGTGGTGAGAATATTATcctcccaatttctttttttttttttttttttgtaaattttttattttttataaacatatatttttatccccaggggtacaggtctgtgaatcaccaggtgtacacactacacagcactcaccaaagcacatactctacccaatgtccataaccccaccccccttctcccaacccccctccccccagcaaccctcagtttgttttgtgagattaagagtcacttatgatttctctccctcccaatcccatcttgtttcatttattcttctcctacccacttaagcccccatgttgcatcaccacttcctcatatcagggagatcgtatgatagttgtcttcctctgcttgacttatttcgctaagcatgatacgctctagctccatccatgttgtcgcaaatggcaagatttcatttcttttgatggctgcatagtattccattgtgtatatatgccacatcttccttatccattcatctgttgatggacatctaggttctttccatagtttggctattgtggacatttctgctataaacatttgggtgaacgtgcccctttggatcactacgtttgtatccttagggtaaatacccagtagtgcaattgctgggtcatagggcagttctattttcaacattttgaggaacctccacgctgttttccagagtggttgtaccagcttgtattcccaccaacagtgtaggagggttcccctttctccgcatcctcgccagcatcagtcatttcctgacttgtttattttagccattctgactggtgtgaggtgatatctcattgtggttttgatttgtattttcctgatgccgagtgatatggagcactttttcatgtgtctgttggccatctggatgtcttctttgcagaaatgtctgttcatgtcctctgcccatttcttgattggattatttgttctttgggtgttgaatttcctaacttctttatagattttggacactagtcctttatctgatgtgtcgtttgcaaatatcttctcccattctgtcagttgtattttggttttgttaactgtttcttttgctgtgcaaaagcttttgatcttgatgaaatcccaatagttcatttttgcccttgcttcccttgcctttggtgatgttcctaggaagatgttgctgtggctgaggtcgaagaggttgctgcctgtgttctcctcaaggatttggatggattcctttctcacattgaggtcgttcatccattttgagtctattttcgtgtgtggtgtaaggaaatggtccaatttcatttttctgcatgtggctgtccaattttcccaacaccatttattgaagaggctatcttttttccattgtagattccttcctgctttgtcgaagattagttgaccgtagagttgagggtctgtttatgggctctctattctgttccattgatctatgtgtctgtttttgtgtcagtaccatgctgtcttgatgatgacagctttgtaatagagcttgaagtccggaattgtgatgccaccaacgttggctttctttttcaatatccctttggctattcgagatcttttctggttccataaaaattttagaattatttgttccatttctttgaaaaagatggatggtactttgataggaattgcattaaatgtgtagattgctttaggtagcatagacattttcacaatatttattcttccaatccaggagcatggaacatttttccatttctttgtgtcttcctcaatttctttcatgagtactttatagttttctgagtatagattctgtgtctctttggttaggtttattcctaggtatcttatggttttgggtgcaattgtaaatgggattgactccttaatttctctttcttctgtcttgttgttggtgtagagaaatgcaactgatttctgtgcattgattttatatcctgacactttactgaattcctgtactagttctagcagtttttgagtggagtcttttgggttttccacatatagtatcatatcgtctgcgaggagtgataatttgacttcttctttgccgatttggatgcctttaatttccttttgttgtctgattgctgaggctaggacctctagtactatgttgaatagcagtggtgataatggacatccctgccgtgttcttgaccttagcggaaaagcttttagtttttctccattgagaatgatatttgcggtgggtttttcatagatggctttgatgatattgaggtatgtgccctctatccctacactttgaagagttttgatcaggaagggatgctgtactttgtcaaatgctttttcagcatctattgagagtatcatatggttcttgttctttcttttattgatgtgttgtatcacattgactgatttgcggatgttgaaccaaccttgcagccctggaataaatcccacttggtcatggtgaataatctttttaatgtactgttgaatcctattggctagtattttgttgagtatttttgcatctgtgttcatcaaggatattggtctatagctctcttttttggtgggatccttgtctggttttgggatcaaggtgatgctggtctcataaaatgagtttggaagttttccttccatttctattttttggaacagtttcaggagaataggaattagttcttctttaaatgtttggtagaattcccccaggaagcaatctggtcctgggcttttgtttgtttggagatttttagtgactgtttcaatctccttactggttatgggtctgttcaggctttctatttcttcctggttcagttgtgctagtttatatatttctaggaatgcatccatttcttccaaattgtcaaatttgttggcatagagttgccaACACAtagaggatgtgatctattctggagaatgttccatgtgcactagagaagaatgtgtattctgttgctttgggatgaaatgttctgaatatatccgtgatgtccatctggtccagtgtgtcgtttaaggcctttatttccttgttgatcttttgcttggatgatctgcccatttcagtgagaggattgttaaagtcccctactattattttattattgttgatgtgtttctttgattttgttattaattggtttatatagttggctgctcccacgttgggggcatagatatttaaaattgttagatcttcttgttggacagaccttttgagtatgatagagtgtccttcctcatctcttattatagtctttggcttaaaatctaattgttctgatataaggattgccactcctgctttcttctgatgtccattagcatggtaaattcttttctaccccctcactttaaatctggaggtggcttcgggcttaaaatgagtttcttggatgcaacatatagatggttttCGTTTTTTTATccgttctgataccctgtgtcctttgattggggcatttagcccattaacattcagggtaactattgagagatatgaatttagtgccattgtattgcctgtaaggtgactgttactgtctatggtctctgttcctttctgatctaccacttgtaggctctctctttgcttagaggacccctttcaagatttcctgtagagctggtttggtatttgcaaattctttcagttgttgtttgtcttggaagcttttaatctctccttctattttcag
This genomic interval from Mustela lutreola isolate mMusLut2 chromosome 9, mMusLut2.pri, whole genome shotgun sequence contains the following:
- the ENTPD6 gene encoding ectonucleoside triphosphate diphosphohydrolase 6 isoform X5, giving the protein MNGTDEGVSAWITVNFLTGSLKTPGRSSVGMLDLGGGSTQITFLPRVEDTLQTSPPGYLTSLQMFNRTYKLYSYSYLGLGLMSARLAILGGIEGKPAEDGKELVSPCLSPGFTGEWEHAEITYRISGQKAAVNLHELCASRVSEILRNKVHRTEEVKDVDFYAFSYYYDLAANVGLIDAEKGGSLVVGDFDIAAKYVCRTAETRLQGNPFLCMDLTYISLLLQEFGFPENKMLKLTRKINDVETSWALGAIFHYIDSLSRQKSPAL